tgggtgatgtttcggtagcggcacggtagcgcagcggtagaattgctgctttacagcgaatgcagcgccggagactcaggttcgatcctgactacgggtgctgcactgtaaggagtttgtacgttctccccgtgacctgcgtgggttttctccgagatcttcggtttcctcccacactccaaagacgtgcaggtatgtaggttaattggctgggtaaatgtaaaaattgtccctagtgggtgtaggatagtgttaatgtgcggggatcgctgggcggcacggacttggtgggccgaaaaggcctgtttccggctgtatacatatgatgatgatgagtctgaataaggctctcgacccgaaaacccacccattccatttctccagagatgccgcctggcccgctgagttaatcaaACATTTTGTGTCACGCTTGGTCAATGGCACCATCTAGTGCTCTATGTCAGCACTGCAGCCGAAGacccttttatcatatcatatcatatcatatatatacagccggaaacaggccttttcggccctccaagtccgtgccgcccagtgatccccgtacattaacactatcctacacccactagggacaatttttacattttacatttacccagccaattaacctacatacctgtacgtctttggagtgtgggaggaaaccgaagatctcggagaaaacccacgcaggtcacggggagaacgtacaaactccttacagtgcagcacccgtagtcaggatcgaacctgagtctccggcgctgcattcgctgtaaagcagcaactctaccgctgcgtggaaacaggctcttcggcccacctcggCTGTACCGACAGCAatcgtccccccccccaccatcccgtacgctagttctatccaaagcactggggacaatttacagaagccaattaacctaccaacctgcacgtccttggaatgtgggaggaaaccggagctcccagggaaaacccacgcatgtcacggggagaacgtacaaactccgtacagacagcgcccacagtcgggatggaacccatgtctctggcgctgtgaagcagcgactctcctgctgtgccactgtgctgctactTTAAAGTCTAAGGCAATGTGTGTACAGACTGCAGTGTGAGCCGTGTGTGATGCATCACCAGTTACCACCTCAGCCCTCGTCTTCCAACTCCCTGCTGTAAGAGCCTGATGTTCATTCATCTACTTAGCCCGCTTGGCTTTGGTCTGGCAAACAACACCAGGCATCattatcccaacttgcccacaccggccaacatctcccagctgcactagtcccacctgcctgtgtttggcccaattaacaaaggtacagcagttgtacggctgggcagcacggtggcgcagcggtagagttgctgccttacagcgaatgcagcgccggagactcaggttcgatcctgactgcgggcgccgtctgtacggagtttgtacgttctccccgtgacctgcgtgggtttcctccgaggtcgtcggtttcctccgtggtcttcggtttcctcccacactccaaagacgtacaggtatgtaggttaattgactgggtaaatgtaaaaattgtccctagtgtgtgtaggatagtgttaatgtgtgggatcgctgggcggcgcggactcggtgggccgaagggcctgtttccacgctgtatctctaaatctaaatgttatcatgggtgactttaatctacacatagattgggccaaccaaattgataacagtgctgaggaggaggatttcctggaatgtatacatcGATGGGCTTTTAaaacaatatgtagaggaaccgactcgatggcaggccatcctagactgggtattgtgtaatgaggaaggatctgTTAGGAAACTGTTAATTGAGAAGTgttaaatagagcatgaaagaaaacttacggggaatataaaaactgactggttctcgtttcccctactatggactacctgatctattcctctcatgattttatacacctccacatgatcactcctcatccttctgtgctcaaagaatagagacccagactGCTCAACATCTCTCTATAGCTAAGGctcttgagtcctgacaacagcctcgtaaatcgtctctgaacCCTTTCTACCTTGAAATGATGATACACATGTATTATGAGTGTATGCTTTTATTGGTGATTTTAGTAAATAATTTTAGTTGCTGAATTATATTGTGGGAATCATGCATTtatgttcagttcagttaagtttattgtcatgtgtaccgagccaCAGTGAAAagataaccagtcagcagaaagacgatacatgattataatGGAACTATTTACAGTGCActgatacatgatcagggaatacggtaaaatgcaaaataaacccagtaaagtccgatcaaagatagtccgagggtcaccaatgaggtagatagtagttcagcactgctctctggttgtggtaggatggttcagttgcctgataacagctgggaagaaactgcccctgaatctggaggtgtgcgttttcacacttctgtaccttttgcccgatgggagaggggagaagagggagagtcgtccttgattatgctgctggccttgctgaggcagcgtgaggtgtagatggagtgaatggaagagaggttggagtTTGTGCCTTCTGGTCTGGGCTACTGCGTGCACAACTCTGCggtccctggatggagctgttcccaaaccaagccgtgatgcgACCCGATAATTGTGTATTGATGGCCTTACACTAGAAGAAGACACAGTTGTTCCCCAAAACAGTGATTTTATTTACGTTAAAACATTGTGTTTCTCAAAAATAATCTGAACATTGAAGTATGAAGTGACTTTAAAGCACATTTTGAAGAGCAGCTAGAAAACTCTGTTTTGCTTCTTAAACCCGAGAAGGTACATCAACACTTGGGCATAATTCTTTGGCCAACCGAACCAAGAGAGCTCGGATAGATGTATGAGACTGGTGTGCAGATTCTTGGCCTTATTGAGGCGCCGGATTATGGGAATGTTGTTGCAGCACAAGATATTGAGCAGGTAGCAGGCCCAGAACCTGACCTTGATGTACGTGAGATGGCTGTTCCTGGTGTTGATCAGGGACAACAGGGTGGTCAGGATATGCTTTTCCACCATGATGCTCTGGTTGGCAGGGTTGTTGTAGCAGATCCCCACCAAGCTCTGGAGCACTGTGATCTGTTCCTTCTCTGTGTTCATGGTCAGGTTCAGGAAGCGCAGGAGAGGCTCGATGTAGGCCTGCACGCAGTTGGCAGCCTCCGGCCCACCTGGTGGAGAGGACATGTCAACGTcatctaggggtgccaactatctcactcccaaataagggacaaggtgacgtcaccgctcagcgcctcatgtgacctcacccagccagcgaccattgcaccaatggcgaccgcccgagccgggaggcgagttgctatgcGTCCTCTGTAGGCCATTTcgtcccttcaagtctactctaccattcaatcacggctgatctatctctccctcctaaccccattctcctgccttctcccctgtaaCCACTGATCAGGAACCCGCCCGAAGGCTTGTCGGTCGGTGGGACCAGGAACCCACCCGAAGGGGCAtgatggccggcgtgggcaagtgggctgaagggcctatttccgcgctgtatctctcaaacgaACCAAAACTAAAGGATAGTAAGTTGACAAACCTGTGAAGCTTATTATGCCCAATGAAGCCGCTGCCTGTAACCTGGTAGACAATGGCAGATGAGTTTTCACCAACATCTCTCCGTACTCCTTAATCTGTTTGATATAAATATTGTCTCTCTGCAAGTCGTCATCATCCTCTTCCGGGTTGTGGAAGAATTCGTGGCCGGTTTGCCTTCGACGAAATATGTCCAAACATTTGAACATTGTATGTCGTTGCCCTTACAGTGACCGTCAAAGAAATCAACAGAGTGGGATTCAGGGACGTATCAGCTCTGAACAGCAGATTGCCTTTTGATTCTCCTGATGGAATTCAATTCTAGAAGAATGTGATgcagaggatcaacaaagagcaaCTATGATGCGTCTCTTTGTGCTGCAATCACATTCCGCTGTGAGAATGATGTGGGATCAAAGCACCATTTTCATTGTACTTGAACATCGAGCATTGAACATAGATAGAACtgtacagggcggcacagtggctcagcggtagagctactgcctcacagcgccagaggcccgggttccatcccgactacgggtgcttgcctgtacggagtttgtacgctctccccgtgtcctgcgtgggttttctctgagatcttcggtttccccccacactccaaagacgatcggatttgtaggttaatgggcttcggtaAACTTGAaagttgttcccagtgtgtgtgggatagtgtttgtgtacggtgtgatcactggtcggagaagactagatgggctgaagggcctttttccgtgctgttaaTGAGCAGCGAGGGCGAGGTCAGGAGAAGTGGGATgatgtcatagagtgacacagcgtggaaacaggcccttcggcccaatttggccacacagcacggaaacattaccttcggcccattgagtccgctctgacaagtgatcaccccgtacacaaacactgtcccacacacactgggaacaactttcaattttaccgaagcccattaacctacaaatccgatcgtctttggagtgtggggggaaaccgaagatctcagagaaaacccacgcaggtcacggggagagcgtacaaactccgtacagacaagcagggCCAGGCTGAGTGGCTCCCTtgtccctttcctctcccccctcggccACTCCCGGCCCCGTGGGAgttttgaggggggatggagtggatgagtgtcgtcagttgggggagggtttccgggctcgctggagaggtttggacccaacgggtccacgcccgtccagtatgacaataaaaacactctcTACTCTTGACAATTTGCAACTCTCCGATCCTTTGGTCTTGCACCTTCTGTTTTAGTCTCGGGTCTTTATTCCAACCATCCCCATCACCTGTACTCACCTATTACCTGTCCTTCTTTGTCCTGCCTCACCGCTCTGCCAGATTTCCCCCCATAATCAGTCTGCAGGGTCCAGacttgaaacgttacctatccacgtttaccagagatgctatctgacccgctgagttactgcagtaattGGGTCCTTTTCTATTAATCGGCATGGTAGGGCCATTATCTGACTCTCTGATGCAATGACTCAGGAACTGGATCGAACTACTGTAGACACACTTGTCCTTAGAGAAAGATACAGtgaggaatcaggcccttcggcccaccgagtccacgccaaccagcgatcgccccttatgctagcactatcctacacacgagggacaatttacagaagccaattaatctacaaacctgcacgtctttggagtgtgggaggaaaccggagcacccggagaaaacccatgcggtcatggggagaacgtacaaactccgtacagacagcaccccttagtcgggatcgaacgtgggtctctggcactgtgaggcagcaactctaccgctgcgccaccgtgccacccacttgctaggctttgtcctgcacccACATCTTTTTCAGCGTTGTATACATTTGgtgacgtttaaaaaaaaatgcaatatGAATAGGAATTGAAGTGTGCTCCTGGATGGTttgatcgcacctggagtactgtgtgcagttttggtctccaaatttgaggaaggatattcttgctattgagggcgtgcagcgtaggtttactaggttaattcccggaatggcgggactgtcatatgttgaaagactggagcgactaggcttgtatacactggaatttagaaggatgagaggggatcttatcgaaacgtataaggatattaatgggttggacacgttagaggcaggaaacatgttcccaatgttgggggagtccagaacaaggggccacagtttaagaataaggggtaggccatttagaactgagatgaggtaaaactgtttcagtcagagagttgtgaatctggaattctctgcctcagaaggcagtggaggccaattctctgaatgcattcaagagagagctagatagagctcttaaggatagcggagtcagggggtatggggagaaggcaggaacggggtactgattgagaatgatcagccatgatcacattgaatggtggtgctggctcgaagggccgaatggcctcctcctgcacctattgcctatcgcAGAGTCAAGGGAAGAGTATAAGTACACAAAGTAAATAACATTCGAGGCGCTCTCGAGAATGACAGACCCTAGGTTGATGAATAATTTGAGTGCTGCCTcagaggcagccagcatcaacagACACCCACTCGACCCTGGCTACGCTGTCATTTCactcagagcctcagaattgggcaagagtgaccataatatggttgagttcttcattaggatggagagtgacatagttaattcagaaacaatgggtctgaacttaaagaaaggtaactttgagggtatgagacgtgaattggccaagatagactggcaattgattcttaacggGTTGAtggtgcaatggaaggcatttaaagatcgcatggatgaactacaacaattgttcattccagtttggcaaaagaataaatcagggaaggtagtgcatccgtggctaacaagggagattagggatagtatcaaaacaaaagatgaagcgtacaaatcagcaagaaaaagcagcctaccagaggactgggagaaattcagagtccagcagagaaggacaaagggcttaattaggaaagggaaaatagattatgaaagaaaactggcagggaacataaaaactgagtgcaaaagcttttatagatatgtgaagagaaaaagattagttaaaacaaatgcaggtcccttgcagtcagaaacaggtgaattgatcatagggaacaaggagatggcagaccaattgaataactactttggttctgtcttcactaaggaagacataaataatctgccggaaatagcaggggaccgggggtcaaatgagatggaggaactgagtgaaatccaggttagtcgggaagtggtgttaggtaaattgaatggattaaaggccgataaatccccagggccagataggctgcatcccagagtgcttaaggaggtagccccagaaatagtggatgcattagtgataatttttcaaaactctttagattctggagtagttcctgaggattggagggtagctaatgtaaccccacttttcaaaaagggagggagagagaaaatggggaattatagaccagttagtctaacatcggtagtggggaaaatgctagagtcagttattaaagatgggatagcagcacatttggaaagtggtgaaatcattggacaaagtcagcatggatttatgaaaggtaaatcatgtctgacgaatcttatagaatttttcgaggatgtaactagtagagtggataagggagaaccagtggatgtgttatatctggactttcagaaggctttcgacaaggtctcacataaaagattagtatgcaaacttaaagcacacggtattgtgggttcaatattgatgtggatagagaactggctggcagacaggaagcaaagagtaggaataaacgggtccttttcagaatggcaggcagtgactagtggggtaccgcaaggctcagtgctgggaccccagctatttacaatatatattaatgatttggacgagggaattgaatgcaacatctccaagtttgcggatgacacgaagctggggggcagtgttagctgtgaggaggatgctaggaggctgcaacgtgacttggataggttaggtgagtgggcaaatgcatgacagatgcagtataatgtggataaatgtgaggttatccactttggtggcaagaacaggaaagcagactattatctgaatggtggccaattaggagaaggggagatgcaacgagacctgggtgtcatggtacaccagtcattgaaagtaggcatgcaggtgcagcaggcagtgaagaaagcgaatggtatgttggcattcatagcgaggggattcgagtttaggagcagggaggttctgctgcagttgtacagggcattggtgagaccacacctggagtattgtgtacagtttgggtctcctaatctaaggaaagacattcttgccatagagggagtacagagaagattgattcctgggatggcaggactttcatatgaagaaagactggatagactcggcttgtactcgctggaatttagaagattgaggggggatcttatagaaacttacaaaattcttaaggggttggacaggctagatgcaggaagattgttcccgatgttggggaagtccagaacaaggggtcacaatttaaggataagggggaagtcttttaggactgagatgagaaagttttttttttcacacagtggtgaatctgtggaattctctgccacagaaggtagttgaggccagttcattggctatatttaagagggagttagatgtggcccttgtggctaaagggatcagggggtatggagagaaggcaggtacgggatactgatttggatgatcagccatgatcatattgaatggcggtgcaggctcgaagggctgaatggcctactcctgcacctattttctatgtttctatgtactcgctggaatttaaaaggatgagtggggaacctcattgaaacttaatgaatagtgaaagtcctggatagagtgaatgtgacgAAGaattttccacttgtgggagagtctcggcctcagagtaaaaggacgttcctttaaataggaagagaggaggaatttctttagtcagaggatggtaaatctgtggaattcattgctacagaaggctgtggaggccattaatggatatttttacggcagagatgtagcagattcttgataagtaagagtgt
This portion of the Rhinoraja longicauda isolate Sanriku21f chromosome 2, sRhiLon1.1, whole genome shotgun sequence genome encodes:
- the LOC144611044 gene encoding armadillo-like helical domain-containing protein 2: MFKCLDIFRRRQTGHEFFHNPEEDDDDLQRDNIYIKQIKEYGEMLVKTHLPLSTRLQAAASLGIISFTGGPEAANCVQAYIEPLLRFLNLTMNTEKEQITVLQSLVGICYNNPANQSIMVEKHILTTLLSLINTRNSHLTYIKVRFWACYLLNILCCNNIPIIRRLNKAKNLHTSLIHLSELSWFGWPKNYAQVLMYLLGFKKQNRVF